A genomic region of Mesorhizobium sp. NZP2077 contains the following coding sequences:
- a CDS encoding YraN family protein, translating to MAERPSASRQKAYRRGHRGEWLAAAALMLKGYRILARRHRTRFGEIDLIARRGDLILFVEVKARRTLMEAMEAIGHESERRIEAAADIWLSRQPDYGKLSMRFDMVAVLPWRWPVHVENAFYGRN from the coding sequence GTGGCTGAGCGGCCGAGCGCCAGCCGCCAAAAGGCCTATCGGCGCGGCCATCGCGGCGAATGGCTGGCGGCTGCGGCATTGATGCTGAAGGGCTACCGTATCCTCGCCCGCCGCCACCGCACCCGCTTCGGCGAGATCGACCTGATCGCGCGGCGGGGCGACCTGATCCTGTTCGTCGAGGTCAAGGCGCGTCGCACGCTGATGGAAGCCATGGAGGCAATCGGCCACGAATCGGAGCGCCGCATCGAAGCGGCGGCCGACATCTGGCTGTCGCGCCAGCCGGACTATGGAAAACTGTCGATGCGCTTCGACATGGTCGCGGTGCTGCCGTGGCGCTGGCCGGTGCATGTCGAGAATGCGTTTTATGGGCGGAATTAG
- the rsmI gene encoding 16S rRNA (cytidine(1402)-2'-O)-methyltransferase → MTDETGKRSYVVGQTEIAARPLEPALYLVATPIGNLADITLRALETLAAADIVACEDTRVSRVLLDRYGIRRRTTAYHEHNAGEAGPKLISALQAGQSVALISDAGTPLVSDPGYRLVGEAIDHGIRVVPIPGPSAPLAALTASGLPSDAFLFAGFLPVKSGQRLTRLEALKAVPATLIFFESPRRLAESLGAMAEALGGERKAAIGRELTKTFEEMRIGTLRALADHYAAADTPKGEIVVCVGPAEAKPDEPADIDRLLLSLAAEMPASKAAAEAAKMTGGQKQALYRRLLELREGDGG, encoded by the coding sequence GTGACCGATGAGACGGGCAAGCGCAGCTATGTGGTCGGGCAGACCGAGATCGCGGCCCGCCCGCTCGAGCCGGCGCTCTATCTGGTGGCGACGCCGATCGGCAATCTCGCCGACATCACGCTGCGTGCGCTGGAGACGCTGGCCGCCGCCGACATCGTCGCTTGCGAGGACACCAGGGTATCGCGCGTGCTGCTCGACCGTTACGGCATCCGCCGCCGCACCACGGCCTATCACGAGCACAATGCCGGCGAGGCCGGGCCGAAGCTGATATCGGCCCTTCAGGCCGGCCAGAGCGTGGCACTGATTTCCGATGCCGGCACGCCTCTCGTGTCCGATCCCGGCTATCGGCTGGTCGGCGAGGCGATCGACCATGGCATTCGCGTCGTGCCGATCCCAGGTCCGTCGGCACCGCTGGCCGCGCTGACGGCATCCGGTCTGCCATCCGATGCCTTCCTGTTCGCCGGATTTTTGCCGGTCAAATCAGGCCAGCGGCTGACGCGGCTGGAAGCCCTGAAAGCTGTACCGGCAACACTGATCTTCTTTGAATCGCCGCGCCGGCTGGCCGAGTCGCTCGGCGCCATGGCCGAGGCCCTCGGCGGCGAGCGCAAAGCCGCCATTGGCAGGGAATTGACCAAGACCTTTGAGGAAATGCGCATCGGCACGTTGCGGGCGCTCGCCGACCATTATGCGGCGGCCGATACGCCGAAGGGCGAGATCGTCGTCTGCGTCGGCCCCGCCGAGGCCAAGCCGGACGAGCCGGCCGATATCGACCGGCTGCTGTTGTCACTCGCCGCTGAAATGCCGGCCTCCAAGGCGGCGGCTGAGGCCGCCAAGATGACCGGCGGTCAGAAGCAGGCGCTCTATCGGCGGCTGTTGGAGCTCAGGGAAGGCGACGGTGGCTGA
- the rph gene encoding ribonuclease PH: protein MRPSKRQFDEMRAISFERGVSKHAEGSCLVKFGDTHVLCTASLEEKVPGWMRNSGKGWVTAEYGMLPRSTGERMRREASAGKQGGRTLEIQRLIGRSLRAVVDLQALGEQQITVDCDVIQADGGTRTASITGGWVALYDCLRWMEARHMASVAKVLKDHVAAISCGIHDGQPVIDLDYLEDSSAGTDANFVMTGKGGIVEIQGTAEGEPFSEDQFGELMGLAKKGIQRLVSLQQMAVA from the coding sequence ATGCGCCCCTCCAAACGCCAATTCGACGAAATGCGCGCCATCTCCTTCGAGCGCGGCGTCTCCAAGCATGCCGAAGGTTCATGCCTGGTGAAGTTCGGCGACACCCATGTCCTGTGCACCGCAAGCCTCGAGGAGAAGGTGCCCGGCTGGATGCGCAATTCCGGCAAGGGCTGGGTCACCGCCGAATATGGCATGCTGCCGCGTTCGACCGGCGAGCGCATGCGCCGCGAGGCTTCCGCCGGCAAGCAGGGCGGCCGGACGCTGGAAATCCAGCGCCTGATCGGCCGTTCGCTGCGTGCCGTGGTCGATTTGCAGGCGCTGGGCGAACAGCAGATCACCGTCGACTGCGACGTCATCCAGGCCGATGGCGGCACCCGCACCGCCTCGATCACCGGCGGCTGGGTGGCGTTGTATGACTGCCTGCGCTGGATGGAAGCGCGGCATATGGCCAGTGTCGCCAAGGTGCTGAAGGACCATGTCGCGGCGATCTCCTGCGGCATCCATGATGGCCAGCCGGTCATCGACCTCGATTATCTCGAGGATTCTTCGGCCGGCACCGACGCCAATTTCGTCATGACAGGCAAGGGCGGCATTGTCGAGATCCAGGGCACCGCCGAGGGCGAGCCGTTTTCCGAGGATCAGTTCGGGGAATTGATGGGCCTGGCGAAGAAGGGCATCCAGCGCCTGGTCAGCTTGCAGCAGATGGCGGTGGCTTAG
- the hemW gene encoding radical SAM family heme chaperone HemW, translated as MTGSGITMPLDRSPGFGVYIHWPFCAAKCPYCDFNSHVRHQPVDQERFAAAFEAELATMRQRTGPREVTSIFLGGGTPSLMKPETVARVLDAVAKNWTVPDGIEVTLEANPSSVEAERFRGYRAAGVNRVSLGVQALNDKDLRFLGRLHNVDEALHAIGLAREIFPRLSFDLIYARPGQTPEDWQAELEQAIGHAADHLSLYQLTIEEGTPFHALHAAKKFIIPDNDHAADLYALTQEITTAHGLPAYEISNHARPGAESRHNLTYWRYGEYVGVGPGAHGRFVEHGRRTVTIAERMPETWANLVEAKGHGVAGGEILTRSEEADEFLLMGLRLAEGIDLSRYEAFSGRGLSSARLSTLQGEGLVAPIGNARLRATPAGMIVLDAVVADLAR; from the coding sequence ATGACTGGATCCGGCATCACCATGCCGCTGGATCGCAGCCCCGGCTTCGGCGTCTACATCCACTGGCCGTTCTGCGCGGCCAAGTGCCCCTATTGCGACTTCAACAGCCATGTCCGCCACCAGCCGGTCGACCAGGAGCGCTTTGCCGCCGCCTTCGAGGCGGAACTCGCGACCATGCGCCAGCGCACCGGGCCGCGCGAGGTGACCAGCATTTTCCTCGGCGGCGGCACGCCGTCGCTGATGAAGCCGGAAACCGTGGCCAGGGTGCTGGACGCCGTGGCCAAGAACTGGACGGTGCCTGACGGTATCGAGGTGACGCTGGAGGCCAACCCATCCTCGGTCGAGGCCGAACGGTTTCGCGGTTACCGCGCGGCCGGCGTCAACCGCGTCTCGCTCGGCGTGCAGGCGCTCAACGATAAGGATTTGCGTTTCCTCGGCCGCCTGCACAATGTCGACGAGGCACTGCACGCCATCGGGCTGGCACGAGAGATATTTCCGCGCCTGTCCTTCGACCTGATCTATGCCCGGCCCGGCCAGACGCCGGAAGATTGGCAGGCCGAACTCGAACAGGCGATCGGCCACGCCGCCGACCATCTGTCGCTCTACCAGCTGACCATCGAGGAAGGCACGCCGTTCCACGCCCTGCATGCGGCGAAGAAATTCATCATCCCCGACAACGACCACGCCGCCGACCTCTATGCGTTGACGCAGGAGATCACCACAGCGCACGGCCTGCCGGCCTATGAGATTTCCAACCACGCCAGGCCTGGCGCCGAAAGCCGGCACAATCTGACTTACTGGCGCTATGGCGAATATGTCGGCGTTGGCCCCGGCGCGCATGGCCGCTTCGTCGAGCATGGCCGCCGCACGGTGACGATCGCCGAAAGAATGCCGGAAACCTGGGCCAACCTCGTCGAGGCCAAGGGCCATGGCGTCGCCGGCGGCGAGATCCTGACGCGCTCGGAGGAGGCCGACGAGTTCCTGCTGATGGGGTTGCGTCTGGCCGAAGGCATTGACCTCTCGCGCTACGAGGCGTTTTCCGGCCGCGGCCTGTCGAGCGCCCGGCTGTCGACGCTGCAGGGCGAGGGGCTGGTGGCGCCGATCGGCAATGCGCGGCTGCGCGCCACGCCGGCCGGCATGATCGTGCTCGACGCCGTGGTCGCGGATCTGGCGCGCTGA
- the hrcA gene encoding heat-inducible transcriptional repressor HrcA, whose product MTKAVAEPSLLSPALQSLDMRSRDIFRRIVDSYLRDGEPVGSRSLSRILPSSLSPATIRNVMSDLEHLGLIYAPHISAGRLPTQAGLRFFVDAFMELGDLSDEERRTIEAQVRASGSGATLEHMLTEASQMLSGMSRGAGLVLAAKNEVALKHIEFIQLEPTKALAVLVSQNGDVENRVVELPAGITVSQLHEASNFLNAHIRGRTLAEARVEIARIKEETRAALDTLSQDLVEKGLAVWAGADSGLPARLIVRGRANLLENVTAQADIELLRHLFEDMETQDGLIQLLDLAEQGSGVRIFIGSENKLFSLSGSSLVVAPYRDKDARVVGALGVIGPTRLNYARIVPMVDYTAQLISRMLR is encoded by the coding sequence ATGACCAAAGCAGTCGCCGAACCAAGTTTGCTGTCGCCCGCTCTGCAATCGCTGGATATGCGCTCGCGTGACATCTTCCGGCGCATCGTCGATTCCTATCTCAGGGATGGTGAACCCGTGGGCTCGCGTAGCCTCTCGCGCATCCTGCCCTCCTCGCTGTCGCCGGCCACCATCCGCAACGTGATGAGCGACCTCGAACATCTTGGCCTGATCTACGCGCCTCACATTTCGGCCGGTCGGCTGCCGACCCAAGCCGGCCTGCGTTTCTTCGTCGACGCCTTCATGGAACTTGGCGACCTCTCCGACGAGGAGCGCCGTACCATCGAGGCACAGGTGCGGGCCTCCGGCTCGGGCGCGACGCTGGAACACATGCTGACCGAGGCCAGCCAGATGCTGTCGGGCATGTCGCGCGGCGCCGGCCTGGTGCTGGCCGCCAAGAACGAGGTGGCGCTGAAGCATATCGAATTCATCCAGCTGGAGCCGACCAAGGCGCTGGCCGTGCTGGTGTCGCAGAATGGCGACGTCGAGAACCGCGTCGTCGAATTGCCGGCCGGCATCACTGTTTCGCAATTGCACGAGGCGTCGAATTTCCTCAATGCGCATATTCGTGGCCGTACGCTGGCCGAAGCGCGGGTCGAGATCGCGCGCATCAAGGAAGAGACACGGGCGGCGCTTGATACGCTGTCGCAGGACCTCGTCGAGAAGGGCCTGGCGGTGTGGGCTGGCGCCGACAGCGGCCTGCCAGCGCGGCTCATCGTGCGCGGCCGCGCCAACCTGCTCGAAAACGTCACCGCCCAGGCCGATATCGAACTGCTCAGGCATTTGTTCGAGGACATGGAGACGCAGGACGGACTGATCCAGCTGCTTGATCTGGCAGAGCAGGGATCGGGCGTGCGCATCTTCATCGGTTCGGAAAACAAGCTGTTTTCGCTGTCGGGTTCGTCGCTGGTGGTTGCGCCCTATCGCGACAAGGATGCCCGCGTCGTCGGCGCGCTCGGCGTCATCGGCCCGACCCGGCTCAACTATGCCCGCATCGTGCCGATGGTCGACTACACCGCGCAGTTGATATCGCGCATGCTCCGTTGA
- a CDS encoding glutathione S-transferase family protein, whose translation MLTLFHHPMFATCRFVRLAFGEYGEELALIEEKPWTRRKEFLALNPAGTLPILLAEGDVPIVGATVIAEYLDETRGVLKRDKRLFAEDPMQRAEIRRLTDWYLNKAESEVTRHLVRERVLKPVMPETAGGGSPDSGAIRAARANIRQHMKYTNWLAGTRHWLAGGRVTYADLAAAATLSVLDYLGEIDWREHAAAREWYTRVKSRPSFRPLLTDRVRGLSPVSHYADLDF comes from the coding sequence ATGCTGACGCTTTTCCATCACCCCATGTTCGCCACCTGCCGCTTCGTCCGCCTCGCCTTTGGCGAGTATGGCGAGGAGCTGGCGCTGATCGAGGAAAAGCCGTGGACGCGGCGCAAGGAGTTCTTGGCGCTGAACCCGGCCGGCACGCTGCCGATCCTGCTCGCTGAAGGCGATGTGCCGATCGTCGGCGCAACCGTCATCGCCGAATATCTCGACGAGACGCGCGGCGTCCTGAAGCGCGACAAACGGCTGTTCGCCGAAGACCCGATGCAGCGCGCCGAAATCCGCCGGCTGACCGACTGGTACCTCAACAAGGCCGAGAGCGAAGTCACCCGCCACCTGGTGCGCGAACGCGTGCTGAAACCGGTCATGCCGGAAACGGCGGGCGGCGGCTCGCCCGATTCGGGCGCCATCCGTGCAGCACGCGCCAACATCCGGCAGCATATGAAATACACCAATTGGCTGGCCGGCACCCGCCATTGGCTGGCTGGCGGCAGGGTCACCTATGCCGACCTCGCAGCCGCGGCGACGCTGTCGGTGCTCGATTATCTCGGCGAGATCGACTGGCGCGAACATGCCGCGGCGCGCGAATGGTACACGCGGGTGAAGTCGCGGCCCTCGTTTAGGCCGCTCCTGACCGACCGCGTGCGCGGCCTGTCGCCGGTGTCGCATTATGCGGACCTCGACTTCTGA
- the queG gene encoding tRNA epoxyqueuosine(34) reductase QueG, whose amino-acid sequence MRTSTSDAAKLRALIDAEAHRAGFDAIAVTSPDAIPLAPARLAEFVADGFHGSMDWIAETIARRGEPTALWPEVRSIIVLAMNYGPDHDPRDLLAKRDRGAISVYAQNRDYHEVMKGRLKEIAGKIVARAGGDVKVFVDTAPVMEKPLAEAAGLGWQGKHTNLVSREHGSWLFLGTIFTTAELAPDRAEIDHCGSCRACLDACPTDAFPAPYRLDARRCISYLTIENKGPIPHEFREKIGNRIYGCDDCLAACPWNKFAKTASEAKLAARDDLREPALADLLQLDEAAFRVLFSGSPIKRIGRDRFIRNVLIAAGNSGDAALAGSVRDLLGDASPLVRGAAIWALARLVPDAEYSERAETGLNTEIDGPLREEWRMARPSRTHA is encoded by the coding sequence ATGCGGACCTCGACTTCTGACGCCGCAAAGCTGCGCGCGCTGATCGACGCGGAGGCGCATCGCGCCGGCTTCGATGCCATAGCCGTCACCTCTCCCGATGCGATCCCGCTGGCGCCGGCCCGTCTTGCCGAATTCGTCGCCGACGGTTTTCACGGTTCGATGGACTGGATCGCCGAGACGATCGCGCGCCGGGGTGAACCGACGGCGCTTTGGCCTGAAGTGCGCTCGATCATCGTGCTGGCGATGAATTACGGCCCGGACCATGATCCGCGCGACCTGCTGGCCAAGCGCGACCGGGGCGCCATCTCGGTCTACGCGCAAAACCGCGACTATCACGAGGTGATGAAAGGCCGGCTGAAAGAAATCGCCGGCAAGATCGTCGCACGCGCCGGCGGCGACGTGAAGGTGTTCGTCGACACCGCACCGGTCATGGAAAAGCCGCTGGCCGAGGCCGCCGGCCTCGGCTGGCAGGGCAAGCACACCAATCTGGTCAGCCGCGAACATGGTTCCTGGCTGTTCCTCGGCACCATCTTCACCACGGCCGAACTCGCGCCCGACCGCGCCGAGATCGATCATTGCGGCTCCTGCCGCGCCTGCCTCGACGCCTGCCCGACCGATGCCTTCCCGGCGCCCTACCGGCTCGACGCGCGGCGCTGTATTTCGTATCTCACGATCGAGAACAAGGGACCGATCCCGCATGAATTCCGGGAAAAAATCGGCAACCGCATCTATGGCTGCGACGATTGTCTGGCCGCCTGCCCGTGGAACAAGTTCGCCAAGACGGCTTCGGAGGCAAAGCTCGCTGCGCGCGACGATCTGCGCGAGCCGGCGCTCGCCGACCTGTTGCAGCTGGACGAAGCGGCCTTCCGTGTCCTCTTCTCGGGTTCACCGATAAAGCGCATCGGCCGCGATCGCTTCATCCGCAATGTGCTGATCGCCGCCGGCAATTCCGGCGATGCCGCCCTTGCAGGCAGTGTCCGGGATCTGCTTGGAGACGCCTCGCCGCTGGTGCGCGGCGCGGCAATATGGGCGCTGGCGCGGCTGGTGCCGGACGCCGAATATTCTGAGCGGGCCGAGACCGGCTTGAACACCGAGATTGATGGGCCCCTACGCGAGGAATGGCGTATGGCGCGGCCAAGCAGGACACATGCATGA
- a CDS encoding undecaprenyl-diphosphate phosphatase, with protein sequence MESQTIVEALLLGLLEGLTEFIPVSSTGHILLAGHFLGFHSTGKAFEILIQLGAILAILSVYFRRLWQMLLDLPHDRLTRHFVIGILIAFLPAAIIGALAHDFIKTVLFESPRLICIMLIIGGVILLAVDRMNLKPVYRDVERFPTRLYLQIGLFQCLSLIPGTSRSGSTIVGALLLGVDKRAAAEFSFFLAIPTMVGAFAFDLFKNRNVLSSADLPIIAIGFVAAFITALVVVRYLLDYVSRNGYSLFGWWRLVVGIVGLVALMIWG encoded by the coding sequence ATGGAAAGCCAGACCATCGTCGAAGCCCTGCTGCTCGGCCTGCTGGAGGGGCTGACCGAGTTCATACCGGTGTCCTCGACCGGCCATATCCTGCTCGCCGGCCATTTCCTCGGCTTCCATTCGACCGGCAAGGCCTTCGAGATCCTGATCCAGCTTGGCGCCATCCTGGCTATTTTGAGCGTCTATTTCCGCCGCCTGTGGCAGATGCTGCTCGACCTGCCGCATGACCGGCTGACGCGGCATTTCGTCATCGGCATCCTCATTGCCTTCCTGCCGGCGGCGATCATCGGCGCGCTTGCGCATGATTTCATCAAGACGGTGCTGTTCGAATCGCCACGGCTGATCTGCATCATGCTGATCATCGGCGGCGTCATCCTGCTGGCGGTCGACCGTATGAACCTGAAGCCGGTCTATCGCGACGTCGAGCGCTTTCCGACTCGGCTTTATCTGCAGATCGGGCTTTTTCAGTGCCTGTCGCTGATCCCCGGCACCTCGCGCTCCGGCTCGACCATCGTCGGCGCGCTGCTTCTGGGCGTCGACAAGCGGGCGGCGGCGGAATTTTCCTTCTTCCTCGCCATCCCGACCATGGTCGGCGCCTTTGCCTTCGACCTGTTCAAGAACCGCAATGTGCTGAGCAGCGCCGACCTGCCCATCATCGCCATCGGCTTCGTCGCCGCCTTCATCACGGCCTTGGTGGTCGTGCGCTACCTGCTCGACTACGTCTCGCGCAACGGCTACTCGCTGTTCGGCTGGTGGCGGCTGGTGGTGGGGATTGTCGGGCTGGTGGCGTTGATGATCTGGGGGTGA
- a CDS encoding low molecular weight protein tyrosine phosphatase family protein → MKNVLFVCSQNRLRSPTAEQVFSKRQDIEVASAGTNHDADTPLTHDLVAWADIIFVMEKVHRTKLQKKFKTSLKKARVICLDMPDDYEFMDLELIDLLKARVSRYLG, encoded by the coding sequence TTGAAAAACGTCCTCTTCGTCTGCAGCCAGAACCGTTTGCGCAGCCCGACCGCCGAGCAGGTTTTCTCCAAGCGCCAAGATATCGAAGTCGCGTCGGCGGGAACAAATCATGACGCCGACACGCCGCTGACGCATGATTTGGTCGCCTGGGCCGACATCATCTTCGTCATGGAAAAGGTGCATCGCACCAAACTGCAGAAGAAATTCAAGACCAGTTTGAAAAAGGCCCGCGTTATCTGCCTCGATATGCCGGACGACTACGAATTCATGGACCTGGAGCTGATTGACCTTCTGAAGGCCCGCGTTTCACGGTATCTGGGCTGA
- the rdgB gene encoding RdgB/HAM1 family non-canonical purine NTP pyrophosphatase: MHTLDGKKIVVASHNAGKLREFADLMGPFGFEAKSAKDYGLPEPDETGTTFEENAYIKALAAAQATGLPALSDDSGLCVDALDGAPGVYTANWAETPDGSRDFAMAMQRTEVALQEVGAALAEQRKGRFVAVICLAFPDGEAEYYRGEAEGTLVWPPRGELGFGYDPVFLPDGFEKTFGEMSAEEKHGWKPGQATALSHRARAFQKFAKARLGSA, encoded by the coding sequence ATGCATACTCTTGATGGCAAGAAGATCGTCGTTGCCAGCCACAATGCCGGCAAGCTGCGCGAATTCGCCGATTTGATGGGGCCGTTCGGGTTCGAGGCGAAGTCCGCGAAGGACTATGGCCTCCCGGAGCCCGACGAGACCGGCACCACTTTCGAGGAAAACGCCTACATCAAGGCGCTGGCCGCCGCACAGGCTACCGGCCTGCCGGCACTGTCGGACGATTCCGGCCTCTGCGTCGACGCGCTCGATGGCGCGCCCGGCGTCTACACCGCCAACTGGGCCGAAACGCCGGATGGCAGCAGAGATTTCGCCATGGCCATGCAGCGCACTGAAGTGGCGCTGCAGGAAGTCGGCGCAGCCTTGGCCGAACAGCGCAAGGGCCGCTTTGTTGCCGTCATCTGTCTCGCTTTCCCTGATGGCGAGGCCGAGTACTATCGCGGCGAGGCCGAAGGCACGCTGGTCTGGCCGCCGCGCGGCGAGCTTGGCTTCGGTTATGATCCGGTGTTTTTGCCGGATGGGTTCGAAAAAACCTTCGGCGAGATGAGCGCCGAGGAGAAGCATGGCTGGAAGCCTGGTCAGGCGACCGCTCTGTCGCACCGCGCCCGCGCCTTCCAGAAATTCGCCAAAGCGAGATTGGGCTCGGCATGA
- a CDS encoding VOC family protein: MTPSAILESALYVTDLAAAEEYYVGILGLTLLGKVDGRHLFFRCGPGVLLVFNAEVTRIPPAPDARLPVPPHGTAGEGHLCFAASADELAGWKANLAAKRIAIESEFEWPQGGRSIYIRDPSGNSIEFAEPRIWDL, encoded by the coding sequence GTGACACCCTCCGCCATCCTGGAATCAGCCCTGTACGTCACCGATCTGGCGGCGGCGGAAGAATACTATGTCGGCATCCTCGGCCTCACCCTCCTCGGCAAGGTCGACGGCCGCCACCTCTTCTTCCGTTGCGGACCCGGCGTGTTGCTCGTCTTCAACGCCGAGGTAACCAGGATCCCGCCGGCCCCCGACGCCCGACTGCCGGTGCCGCCGCATGGCACGGCCGGCGAAGGCCATCTCTGCTTTGCGGCCAGCGCCGACGAGCTCGCCGGCTGGAAAGCGAATCTGGCGGCAAAAAGAATCGCCATCGAAAGCGAATTCGAATGGCCGCAAGGTGGCCGTTCGATCTATATACGCGACCCCTCGGGCAATTCGATCGAGTTCGCCGAGCCGAGAATCTGGGACCTTTGA